The Trichocoleus sp. FACHB-46 genome has a segment encoding these proteins:
- a CDS encoding NDP-sugar synthase: protein MLSREYREYRDGDRSHNFNDRRFNSASKPMPQSDFIALPATSSPPIIGLLPAGGQATRISPLPLSKELYPIGFQAVASGRSVRPKVVSQYLLERLQQAGIAQAYFILRSGKWDIPAYFGDGSILQMHLGYLLMGLPYGVPYTLDQAYPFVQNAIVALGFPDILFWPEDAFTHLLRRQAQTQADVVLGLFPTDQPQKAGMVDFDSSGQVHLIIEKPSQTTLQYMWAIAVWKPTFTQFLHDYLKEIEAAKAQNLGTQSPQELAIGDVIQAGITAGLRVEAEVFEAGVYLDIGTPENLVKAVQDYARLDPEIGLAPEV from the coding sequence GTGCTTAGCCGGGAATATCGGGAATATAGAGATGGCGATCGCTCCCACAACTTCAATGACCGCAGATTCAATTCCGCATCTAAACCTATGCCGCAATCTGACTTCATTGCCTTGCCAGCCACCTCCTCACCACCCATCATCGGATTACTTCCTGCGGGCGGTCAGGCAACACGAATTTCACCGCTTCCGCTCAGCAAAGAGTTATACCCGATTGGGTTTCAAGCGGTAGCATCCGGAAGAAGTGTGCGGCCCAAAGTGGTGAGCCAATATTTACTAGAGCGGTTGCAACAAGCAGGAATTGCTCAGGCTTATTTCATTTTGCGGTCTGGTAAGTGGGACATTCCCGCTTATTTTGGTGATGGCTCAATACTACAGATGCACTTGGGCTACTTACTCATGGGGTTGCCCTATGGAGTGCCTTATACCCTGGACCAAGCTTATCCGTTTGTCCAAAACGCGATCGTGGCGCTGGGGTTTCCAGATATTCTGTTTTGGCCTGAAGATGCATTTACTCATTTATTGCGACGGCAGGCCCAAACGCAAGCTGATGTAGTTTTAGGCTTGTTTCCTACCGACCAACCCCAGAAGGCAGGCATGGTTGATTTTGACTCATCCGGGCAAGTGCATTTGATTATTGAGAAACCGAGCCAAACCACTTTGCAATATATGTGGGCGATCGCGGTCTGGAAGCCAACGTTCACTCAGTTTCTCCATGACTACCTCAAGGAAATCGAAGCAGCCAAGGCCCAAAATTTAGGAACCCAATCGCCCCAAGAACTCGCGATCGGCGACGTGATTCAAGCGGGAATTACAGCAGGGTTGCGAGTCGAAGCAGAGGTGTTTGAGGCAGGGGTATACCTCGACATTGGCACCCCCGAAAATCTGGTTAAAGCGGTGCAGGATTACGCCCGGTTAGATCCTGAGATTGGTTTAGCTCCGGAAGTTTGA
- a CDS encoding DUF3147 family protein, whose translation MGIKIDLSKLKQMRWSDYAIRFIFGGLVTMLTGVLAYRYGPSIGGLFMAFPAVLPASITLIEKHENIDAAGADTAGAALGSIGLVTFAIAVWYFVDRWSAWIVLMAATLIWLVVAITLWLVSTAISKSLKPKTDQR comes from the coding sequence ATGGGCATCAAGATTGATCTTTCTAAGCTGAAACAAATGCGTTGGTCAGATTATGCCATCCGGTTTATATTTGGCGGGCTAGTTACTATGCTCACCGGAGTTTTGGCCTATCGCTATGGTCCCAGTATTGGCGGATTGTTTATGGCCTTTCCTGCCGTTTTACCTGCGAGCATCACTCTCATTGAAAAGCACGAAAACATAGATGCTGCTGGAGCCGATACCGCAGGTGCAGCTCTAGGCAGCATTGGTCTGGTTACCTTTGCGATCGCTGTTTGGTACTTTGTTGATCGCTGGTCAGCATGGATCGTTTTAATGGCTGCAACACTCATCTGGTTGGTCGTAGCAATTACTCTCTGGCTGGTGTCTACGGCCATTTCCAAATCGTTAAAACCTAAGACTGATCAGCGCTAA
- a CDS encoding DUF3147 family protein: MSELILRFFIGGLFVSGFAVISDVLRPKSFAGLFGAAPSVALATLSIAFANNGMTYVQTAAQAMIAGAIALFFYSLLVTWLLLSQRIKAWVAAVAAWLLWLTVAYGLWTVSFT, from the coding sequence ATGTCTGAGCTGATTCTGCGATTTTTTATCGGGGGACTATTCGTCTCTGGGTTTGCTGTTATTAGCGATGTGCTACGACCTAAAAGCTTCGCTGGGCTATTTGGTGCGGCTCCTTCTGTGGCTTTAGCAACCTTAAGTATTGCCTTTGCCAACAATGGCATGACTTATGTACAGACAGCAGCGCAAGCCATGATCGCCGGAGCGATCGCCCTGTTCTTCTACAGTCTGTTGGTCACATGGCTGCTACTGAGTCAAAGAATTAAAGCTTGGGTGGCGGCTGTGGCAGCTTGGCTATTGTGGCTAACCGTTGCTTATGGGCTGTGGACAGTCAGCTTTACTTAG